The Methanobacterium lacus genome includes a region encoding these proteins:
- a CDS encoding cation diffusion facilitator family transporter gives MSKKEYKPLGYEKFVIMAIFERGSISLKDLEDITIVFISSIWYNVHYGKQYNILGRILLYLFHLRDRTWERYYAYRFKEKHVVKHGLRTVDTCNKLVEVGILKINDEKYELTETGLKLAKLNQERFEKRAEMIENRLFAPSGAAINTTVVDGFMAFLKLSVGFITGSVGIISDGTDSATDTISAFLVWVGIKTKHESLSTLLVIVLLFVASITVMYESFSRLYTAWTSTLSPIIDPSLVIIIEIFAVFVYAGLFFYQRQIGRASGSLTLISQSVDSKNHIFIASSVAIGAGFSFFGIYYVDAIVGAVVAFRIFTDAIGLLKDAIHSIKGEETDLHKYKTPVENYVQDGKLKAFRIFTIFSVWARENEEKENIISSLETMYTQTYIPVLSELHLIPEDEYGFKTDFDKIMDPLVKRNFILVQNGKYTITKSGIKRFKHFVALFKYYDVRLTDLFMLDIEHEKD, from the coding sequence ATGAGTAAAAAAGAGTACAAGCCTTTGGGCTATGAAAAGTTTGTTATCATGGCAATCTTCGAAAGGGGTTCGATCAGTCTAAAGGATCTAGAGGACATTACAATAGTTTTCATATCAAGCATATGGTACAATGTTCATTACGGTAAACAGTACAATATTTTAGGAAGAATTCTCCTGTACTTGTTCCATTTGAGGGACAGGACTTGGGAAAGATACTATGCATACAGGTTTAAAGAAAAACATGTGGTTAAACATGGTTTGCGTACTGTTGACACCTGTAATAAACTTGTTGAAGTTGGAATATTGAAGATTAACGATGAAAAATATGAACTAACTGAAACTGGTTTGAAACTGGCCAAGTTAAATCAGGAAAGATTCGAAAAACGTGCAGAAATGATTGAAAATCGTCTTTTTGCACCTTCAGGTGCAGCCATTAACACAACGGTTGTTGATGGTTTCATGGCATTTTTAAAACTTTCTGTGGGATTTATAACAGGCAGTGTTGGTATAATAAGTGATGGTACAGACAGTGCAACCGATACAATATCTGCATTTCTTGTTTGGGTTGGAATTAAAACCAAACACGAATCTTTAAGTACTCTTCTGGTCATTGTTCTGCTCTTCGTTGCATCCATAACAGTTATGTACGAATCCTTTTCAAGACTTTACACTGCATGGACATCAACACTCAGCCCCATCATTGATCCAAGTTTGGTTATCATAATCGAAATTTTTGCAGTATTTGTGTATGCAGGACTTTTCTTCTATCAGCGTCAGATAGGAAGGGCATCTGGAAGTTTAACACTCATATCCCAATCTGTTGATTCTAAAAATCATATATTCATTGCATCGTCAGTTGCAATAGGTGCTGGATTTTCATTTTTTGGCATTTACTACGTGGATGCAATTGTAGGTGCAGTTGTAGCATTTAGAATTTTCACTGATGCAATTGGATTGTTAAAAGATGCTATACACTCAATAAAAGGAGAAGAAACAGATTTACATAAGTACAAAACACCTGTGGAAAATTATGTTCAAGATGGAAAACTCAAGGCTTTCAGAATTTTCACGATTTTTAGTGTATGGGCACGTGAAAATGAAGAAAAAGAGAACATAATAAGTTCACTCGAAACCATGTACACTCAAACCTATATTCCAGTTCTAAGTGAATTGCATTTGATTCCAGAGGATGAATATGGATTTAAAACTGATTTTGATAAAATAATGGATCCCCTGGTCAAGAGAAATTTCATATTAGTTCAAAATGGTAAGTACACCATAACAAAATCTGGAATTAAACGGTTCAAACACTTTGTAGCCTTGTTTAAATATTATGATGTACGCTTAACAGATCTTTTCATGTTGGATATTGAACATGAAAAGGATTAA
- a CDS encoding DUF2142 domain-containing protein, producing MNIKYPALKPEILFLIIGLIFGVTIALINPMFQVPDEPTHYLKVINLAQGHIFVEKSKVFVDMYSPIPYIVPTIAILLGKLSGLSPAIIFYLGRLANLFLYVSIIYFAIKYTPILKWVIILLALMPMALYEAGSFSSDGFNIAISLLLISFILKLAFDDKIYKVNKNQLLFIFFLGALLALSKEIYIFVLLLFLIIPKHKFVSKKYKYTWFSIIFLFTILIALLWTLIVKGIYVPISPQVYPQKQFIFILTHFITFTSILINTIINNFVYYLTTFVGTFGWKDTGLDTPLSPILVYIYILFLFYIALTDKSEVNMNLKQRICSIMVFLISFVSIFVLEYLTWNNVGNNLIDGVYGRYFIPIAPLLFLGVYSNRIPNFKVNKILVPCFSIIILIISVFMIYHRFY from the coding sequence ATGAATATTAAATATCCGGCATTAAAACCGGAAATATTATTTCTTATTATTGGATTAATATTTGGAGTTACTATTGCATTGATAAATCCAATGTTTCAAGTACCAGACGAACCTACTCACTATTTAAAAGTCATAAACCTAGCTCAAGGTCATATTTTTGTAGAAAAATCCAAGGTTTTTGTAGATATGTATTCTCCAATTCCTTATATTGTCCCAACAATAGCCATTTTACTAGGAAAGTTATCAGGTTTATCTCCTGCAATTATTTTTTATTTGGGACGATTAGCTAATCTATTTTTATATGTCTCTATTATTTATTTTGCAATAAAGTATACTCCCATACTGAAATGGGTTATTATTTTATTGGCATTAATGCCAATGGCACTTTATGAAGCTGGATCTTTTTCTTCTGATGGATTTAATATTGCAATTTCTCTATTATTAATATCATTCATATTAAAACTAGCATTTGATGATAAAATTTATAAGGTTAATAAAAATCAACTTTTATTTATATTTTTTTTAGGAGCTTTATTAGCGTTGTCTAAGGAAATTTACATCTTTGTACTTCTTTTATTCCTAATTATTCCAAAACATAAATTTGTAAGTAAAAAATACAAATATACGTGGTTTAGTATTATTTTTCTTTTCACGATACTAATAGCGTTATTGTGGACTTTAATTGTAAAGGGAATATATGTGCCAATTTCTCCACAAGTATATCCTCAGAAGCAATTTATATTTATATTGACACATTTTATTACATTTACTAGTATTCTTATTAACACAATTATAAATAATTTTGTTTACTATTTAACAACATTTGTGGGCACATTTGGTTGGAAGGACACAGGATTGGATACTCCTTTATCCCCTATTTTAGTTTATATTTACATTTTGTTTTTATTTTACATAGCTTTAACAGATAAGTCTGAAGTTAATATGAATTTGAAACAGAGAATTTGTTCCATCATGGTTTTTTTGATCAGTTTTGTTTCAATATTTGTTTTGGAGTATCTTACATGGAATAATGTTGGAAACAATCTTATTGATGGTGTTTATGGAAGATATTTCATTCCAATAGCTCCATTATTATTTTTAGGAGTGTATAGTAATAGAATCCCTAATTTTAAAGTAAATAAAATTTTAGTGCCTTGTTTTAGCATAATTATACTTATTATTTCAGTTTTTATGATTTATCATAGATTTTATTGA
- the cbiM gene encoding cobalt ECF transporter S component CbiM, with the protein MHIAEGFLPWQWCLFWYIVALPVIAYGIIQIKKVTDENPESKPLLAVSGAFIFILSSLKMPSVTGSCSHPTGTGLGAVLFGPAAVSVLAAIVLVFQALLLAHGGITTLGANDFSMGIVGPFAAWLIWKGARKIGWSTSIAIFLAAVMGDWLTYVTTAVQLSLAFPIPTFEAAFVKFIGIYAWTQVPLAIAEGILTVVVFEYIMKLRPDIMVRLGVIKSEDPEIVKAKAGAV; encoded by the coding sequence ATGCATATTGCGGAGGGTTTTTTACCATGGCAGTGGTGCCTTTTTTGGTACATAGTGGCATTACCGGTAATTGCCTATGGTATAATTCAGATAAAAAAGGTGACTGATGAAAATCCTGAATCTAAACCATTGTTAGCTGTTTCAGGTGCATTCATTTTTATCTTATCATCTTTGAAGATGCCATCAGTGACTGGAAGCTGCTCCCATCCAACAGGTACAGGATTGGGTGCTGTGCTGTTTGGACCTGCGGCTGTGAGTGTTTTAGCAGCAATAGTACTTGTATTCCAAGCTTTGCTCCTTGCACATGGGGGAATAACCACTTTAGGTGCTAATGATTTTTCGATGGGTATTGTAGGTCCATTTGCAGCCTGGTTAATATGGAAGGGTGCAAGGAAAATTGGATGGTCAACATCTATAGCCATATTTTTAGCAGCAGTCATGGGGGACTGGTTAACATACGTAACAACAGCAGTTCAACTTTCTTTAGCATTCCCTATTCCTACATTTGAGGCTGCGTTTGTGAAATTCATAGGAATTTACGCATGGACTCAAGTGCCACTTGCAATTGCTGAAGGTATTTTAACAGTTGTTGTGTTTGAATACATCATGAAGCTCAGACCAGACATAATGGTCAGGTTAGGGGTCATAAAGTCTGAAGATCCAGAAATAGTTAAAGCTAAAGCTGGGGCGGTTTGA
- a CDS encoding energy-coupling factor ABC transporter substrate-binding protein, whose translation MVNKRAILLLSLVVVIVVFPLAFYNGKGEAQGYFGGTDDQGPEYIESTGYTPWFHSIWEPPSGEIESLLFAVQAAIGAIIIGFVFGYYMGQDKERKRKLESKEKID comes from the coding sequence ATGGTAAATAAAAGGGCCATCCTACTGCTTTCTTTGGTAGTTGTCATTGTCGTATTTCCTTTGGCATTTTACAATGGTAAAGGTGAAGCACAAGGATACTTCGGAGGAACTGATGATCAAGGTCCGGAATACATAGAATCCACGGGTTACACTCCTTGGTTCCATTCCATTTGGGAACCACCTAGTGGGGAGATTGAAAGTTTACTCTTTGCTGTTCAAGCAGCTATTGGAGCAATAATCATAGGATTTGTATTTGGATACTACATGGGCCAAGACAAAGAACGAAAAAGAAAATTAGAAAGTAAAGAAAAAATTGATTGA
- the cbiQ gene encoding cobalt ECF transporter T component CbiQ yields MFELTLDGYAHSNELRNLNPYFKVLFAIITMIVSLISTSPVVPLFIFLFFTFLILFEAKIPIKFYLKFLLVPLTFAFITFVFMAIFFGYGQYVYDLGFLNLGVSADGFNRAALVFARIMGGFACLAFLALTTPMTELFAILEAIKIPKIVVELTMLMYRYIFLFLDEAVNMYHSQETRNGYSTMKKSYKSMGMLISNLFIKTWLKGEQTFIAMESRCYDGSIKTMNDFGSVKTIGIKKFSFLIMFEIVLCAAVYFSAGFHIL; encoded by the coding sequence ATGTTTGAACTAACTCTAGATGGATATGCTCATTCAAATGAGCTTAGAAATTTGAATCCATATTTCAAGGTATTGTTTGCAATAATTACCATGATAGTTAGTTTAATATCAACTTCCCCTGTAGTACCTCTCTTCATATTTCTATTTTTCACATTTTTGATATTGTTCGAGGCTAAAATTCCAATTAAATTCTATCTGAAATTTTTATTGGTTCCATTAACCTTCGCATTTATAACCTTTGTTTTCATGGCCATATTTTTTGGATATGGTCAATATGTGTATGATTTAGGATTTTTGAATCTTGGAGTGTCTGCAGATGGTTTTAACAGAGCAGCACTAGTGTTCGCTAGAATAATGGGCGGTTTTGCTTGTTTAGCATTTTTAGCCCTTACAACACCCATGACTGAATTGTTTGCAATATTAGAAGCTATTAAAATTCCTAAAATTGTTGTTGAACTCACCATGCTCATGTATCGATACATCTTTTTGTTTCTAGATGAGGCTGTTAACATGTATCATTCACAAGAAACCCGAAATGGTTACTCAACAATGAAAAAATCGTATAAATCCATGGGAATGCTTATAAGTAACCTTTTTATAAAAACATGGCTAAAGGGTGAGCAAACGTTTATAGCAATGGAATCACGTTGCTATGATGGTTCTATTAAAACAATGAACGACTTCGGATCTGTTAAGACCATTGGGATCAAAAAATTTTCTTTCCTGATAATGTTTGAGATAGTTCTCTGTGCAGCTGTTTAC